In a single window of the Prionailurus viverrinus isolate Anna chromosome D3, UM_Priviv_1.0, whole genome shotgun sequence genome:
- the SALL3 gene encoding sal-like protein 3: MSRRKQAKPQHLKSDEELPPPDGAPEHAVPGDGADDGDSGSEGRSGSEDTNVCEKCCAEFFKWTDFLEHKKSCTKNPLVLIVNEDEPAPPSEEFPEPSPASSPSDRTESEAAEDPAPPESGEGGEGRAPEKEEEPMEAEPSGDKGFPNPGPSHAGKQPLPQIPEPAPVAAYSMPNTNVTLETLLSTKVAVAQFSQSARAAGGVGPGSGVTAVAIPMILEQLMALQQQQIHQLQLIEQIRSQVAMMNRQPLRPPLNPGAAAAAQSTPVPASSQLQGLAAHSALQLSAGAPAVPAAPGPAAPPAAYEGPQHLSQPAAGASAPHVPGGGPSVPAEAGGPASSSAAPAPAAPASSGSAQPQNASTPPALGPGPPLSSAPSLPNPLLPQTSAAAGSVIFPNPLVSIAATANALDPLSALMKHRKGKPPNVSVFEPKASAEDPFFKHKCRFCAKVFGSDSALQIHLRSHTGERPFKCNVCGNRFSTKGNLKVHFQRHKEKYPHIQMNPYPVPEYLDNVPTCSGIPYGMSLPPEKPVTTWLDSKPVLPTVPTSVGLQLPPTLPGVGGYADSPSLTPASRSPQRPSPASSECTSLSPGLNSSESGVPGTAESPQPALSGSSLTKPEPASLPGTNGRAGDVPAGGQVSAASAAASTALADGSICTGLCSPVLPAGSDQFKAKFPFGGLLDSMQTSETSKLQQLVENIDKKMTDPNQCVICHRVLSCQSALKMHYRTHTGERPFKCKICGRAFTTKGNLKTHFGVHRAKPPLRVQHSCPICQKKFTNAVVLQQHIRMHMGGQIPNTPLPDGFPDSMDAELPYDDKAAEALSGYDDDADENSMEDDAEPREPAGDPPKPLLPCSGSCPPSPPSVISSIAALENQMKMMDPAASCPRLAALRSVENGSGDSDRLSNDSSSAAGDLESRSAGSPALSESSSSTRALSPMNSHSESLHSKSPGLSAQEEPQETPLKTERPDSPPAAPENGGALDLTAAQPGRPAVKEEAPFSLLFLSRDRGKCPGAVCGVCRKPFACRSALEIHHRSHTKERPFLCALCGRGCSTRGNLKQHLLTHALSAPRPQSFDPDFALGPGQTTASLVAGPAPAAIKMEVNGHSRAIVLGEGPPLPAAVQVPPGPPAVMGPGLAPMLAPPPRRAPKQHNCQSCGKTFSSASALQIHERTHTGEKPFGCTICGRAFTTKGNLKVHMGTHMWNNAPARRGRRLSVENPMALLGGDALKFSEMFQKDLAARAMNVDPSFWNQYAAAITNGLAMKNNEISVIQNGGIPQLPVSLGGSAIPPLGSLTAGMDKARTGGSPPIVSLDKANSETGASRPFTRFIEDNKEIGIN; the protein is encoded by the exons ATGTCTCGGCGCAAGCAGGCCAAGCCCCAGCACCTCAAGTCGGACGAGGAGCTGCCGCCGCCGGACGGGGCTCCCGAGCACG CCGTCCCCGGGGACGGGGCCGACGACGGGGACAGCGGGAGCGAGGGCAGAAGCGGGAGCGAGGACACCAACGTCTGCGAGAAGTGCTGTGCGGAGTTCTTCAAGTGGACGGACTTCCTGGAGCACAAGAAGAGCTGCACCAAGAACCCGCTCGTGCTGATCGTGAATGAAGATGAGCCGGCACCGCCCTCCGAGGAGTTTCCGGAACCTTCCCCGGCCAGCTCTCCCAGCGACCGGACGGAGAGCGAGGCCGCGGAGGACCCGGCCCCCCCAGAGAGCGGCGAGGGCGGTGAGGGGAGGGCCccggagaaggaggaggagcccATGGAAGCCGAGCCCTCTGGGGACAAGGGCTTCCCGAACCCGGGCCCCTCGCACGCAGGGAAGCAGCCTCTACCTCAGATCCCCGAGCCAGCGCCGGTGGCCGCGTACAGCATGCCCAACACCAACGTGACGCTGGAGACCCTCCTGAGCACCAAGGTGGCCGTGGCGCAGTTCTCCCAGAGCGCGAGGGCCGCGGGCGGCGTGGGGCCCGGCAGCGGGGTGACGGCGGTGGCCATCCCCATGATCCTGGAGCAGCTGATGGCGTTGCAGCAGCAACAGATTCACCAGCTGCAGCTCATCGAGCAGATCCGCAGTCAGGTGGCCATGATGAACCGCCAGCCCCTGCGGCCGCCGCTGAACCCCGGGGCGGCCGCCGCGGCCCAGAGCACCCCGGTGCCGGCCTCCAGCCAGCTGCAAGGGCTGGCGGCCCACTCGGCCCTGCAGCTCTCCGCCGGCGCGCCCGCCGTGCCCGCCGCCCCCGGCCCTGCCGCCCCGCCGGCGGCCTACGAGGGCCCCCAGCACCTGTCCCAGCCGGCCGCCGGGGCCAGCGCCCCGCACGTCCCCGGCGGCGGCCCTTCCGTCCCCGCCGAGGCCGGCGGGCCGGCGTCCTCCAGCGCGgcccccgcgcccgccgccccgGCCTCCAGCGGCAGCGCGCAGCCGCAGAACGCCTCCACGCCCCCCGCCCTGGGGCCGGGGCCCCCCCTCAGCTCGGCCCCCAGCCTGCCAAACCCACTTCTACCTCAGACCTCCGCCGCCGCCGGCAGCGTCATCTTCCCCAACCCGCTGGTCAGCATCGCGGCCACCGCCAACGCGCTGGACCCCCTGTCCGCCCTCATGAAGCACCGCAAGGGCAAGCCCCCGAACGTGTCGGTGTTCGAGCCCAAGGCCAGCGCCGAGGACCCGTTCTTCAAGCACAAGTGCAGGTTCTGTGCCAAGGTGTTCGGGAGCGACAGCGCCCTGCAGATCCACCTGCGCTCCCACACGGGCGAGCGGCCCTTCAAGTGCAACGTCTGCGGCAACCGCTTCTCCACCAAGGGCAACCTGAAGGTGCACTTCCAGAGGCACAAGGAGAAGTACCCGCACATCCAGATGAACCCCTACCCCGTCCCCGAGTACCTGGACAATGTGCCCACCTGCTCCGGGATCCCCTACGGGATGTCGCTGCCTCCAGAGAAGCCGGTGACCACCTGGCTGGACAGCAAGCCCGTGTTGCCCACGGTGCCCACGTCGGTCGGGCTGCAGCTCCCGCCCACCCTCCCTGGCGTCGGCGGCTACGCGGActcccccagcctcacccctgcgAGCCGCTCCCCACAGCGGCCCTCGCCCGCGTCCAGCGAGTGCACGTCCCTGTCCCCCGGCCTCAACAGCTCCGAGTCGGGCGTCCCCGGGACCGCCGAGTCCCCGCAGCCAGCGCTCAGCGGCTCCTCTCTGACCAAACCCGAGCCCGCGAGCCTGCCCGGCACCAACGGCAGGGCAGGGGACGTCCCCGCCGGCGGGCAGGTCTCCGCCGCATCCGCGGCGGCCTCCACCGCGCTGGCAGACGGCAGCATCTGCACGGGCCTCTGCAGCCCCGTGCTCCCAGCCGGCTCCGACCAGTTCAAGGCCAAGTTTCCCTTCGGGGGGCTGCTCGACTCCATGCAGACGTCCGAGACCTCGAAGCTCCAGCAGCTGGTGGAGAACATCGACAAGAAGATGACGGACCCCAACCAGTGCGTCATCTGCCACCGCGTGCTGAGCTGCCAGAGCGCCCTGAAGATGCATTACCGGACGCACACGGGGGAGAGGCCGTTCAAGTGCAAGATCTGCGGGCGCGCCTTCACCACCAAGGGCAACCTGAAGACGCACTTCGGGGTGCACCGGGCCAAGCCGCCCCTGCGGGTGCAGCACTCCTGCCCCATCTGCCAGAAGAAGTTCACCAACGCCGTGGTCCTGCAGCAGCACATCCGCATGCACATGGGCGGCCAGATCCCCAACACGCCGCTGCCCGACGGCTTCCCGGACTCCATGGACGCCGAGCTGCCCTACGACGACAAGGCCGCCGAGGCCCTGAGCGGCTACGACGACGACGCGGACGAGAACTCCATGGAGGACGACGCCGAGCCGCGGGAGCCGGCCGGCGACCCGCCCAAGCCGCTGCTGCCCTGCTCGGGCTCCTGCCCGCCCTCGCCCCCCTCCGTCATCTCCAGCATCGCCGCCCTGGAGAACCAGATGAAGATGATGGACCCGGCCGCGAGCTGCCCGCGGCTGGCCGCCCTGAGGTCCGTGGAGAACGGGTCCGGGGACAGCGACCGCCTGAGCAACGACTCCTCGTCGGCCGCGGGCGACCTGGAGAGCCGGAGCGCGGGCAGCCCGGCCCTGTCGGAGTCCTCGTCCTCCACGCGTGCCCTGTCGCCCATGAACAGCCACAGCGAGAGCTTGCACTCCAAGTCCCCGGGGCTCAGCGCCCAGGAGGAGCCGCAGGAAACGCCGCTAAAGACCGAGAGGCCGGACagcccccccgccgcccccgaaAACGGAGGCGCACTGGACCTCACGGCGGCCCAGCCCGGCCGGCCGGCCGTCAAGGAGGAGGCCCCCTTTAGCCTGCTGTTCCTGAGCAGAGATCGGGGTAAGTGTCCGGGCGCCGTGTGTGGCGTGTGCCGCAAGCCCTTCGCGTGCCGGAGCGCGTTGGAAATCCACCACCGCAGCCACACCAAGGAGCGCCCGTTCCTCTGTGCGCTCTGCGGCCGCGGCTGCTCCACTAGGGGGAATTTAAAGCAGCACTTGCTGACGCACGCGTTGAGCGCGCCGCGTCCTCAGTCATTTGACCCCGACTTTGCCCTAGGTCCCGGCCAGACCACCGCTAGCCTGGTCGCCGGCCCCGCGCCCGCCGCCATCAAAATGGAAGTGAACGGGCACAGCAGGGCCATCGTGCTGGGCGAGGGCCCGCCGCTGCCGGCCGCCGTGCAGGTGCCCCCCGGGCCCCCGGCCGTGATGGGCCCCGGCCTCGCGCCCATGCTGGCCCCCCCGCCGCGCCGGGCGCCCAAGCAGCACAACTGCCAGTCGTGCGGGAAGACCTTCTCGTCGGCCAGCGCCCTGCAGATCCACGAGCGCACGCACACCGGGGAGAAGCCCTTCGGCTGCACCATCTGCGGGCGGGCCTTCACCACCAAGGGCAACCTGAAG GTGCACATGGGCACACACATGTGGAACAACGCCCCCGCGAGGCGTGGCCGCCGCCTGTCAGTGGAAAACCCCATGGCTCTGCTAGGTGGCGACGCTCTGAAGTTTTCGGAAATGTTCCAGAAGGATCTGGCAGCACGAGCGATGAACGTTGACCCCAGCTTCTGGAACCAGTATGCCGCGGCTATCACAAACGGTCTCGCCATGAAGAACAACGAGATCTCTGTCATCCAGAATGGCGGCATTCCCCAGCTCCCAGTAAGTCTCGGCGGAAGTGCTATCCCCCCCCTGGGTTCCCTGACCGCTGGGATGGACAAAGCGCGCACCGGCGGTAGTCCGCCCATTGTGAGTTTGGACAAAGCAAACTCGGAAACGGGAGCCAGCCGTCCGTTCACGAGGTTTATCGAGGATAACAAGGAGATCGGTATTAATTAG